The following are from one region of the Rhipicephalus microplus isolate Deutch F79 chromosome 1, USDA_Rmic, whole genome shotgun sequence genome:
- the LOC142803179 gene encoding uncharacterized protein LOC142803179 isoform X1, with amino-acid sequence MPNTCCVPGCRFSYRGTTEKVSLFSFPHDKDQREKWKRAIPRQESGDFNFESKYTRVCAKHFDASDIVTTYDFNINGDAVSLEREKPTLKSDAVPSIFGGLPSYLTKRKPRPRSSTYRSPRKRARESSCETEEQRASPTTCSDRTDAASVNEADVALTSETVETYHTDTACQTDRLVDCASCAAVQKLRCQLRATKQQLRQCQTKLAEFRKKTAKYERQQQSLQRLSDREKLIIDQCVMKANAKSGLILVKSKGFLLVPSSQLVTLLQIVEDHMEAHTVEKTACSGVYMNIVEDVLMDPRTASAAVGCKSHFVSTTAEVVQFFLKVRLHFFTRERNKQMQAKGCASCPAGGGKKPNTQR; translated from the exons ATGCCTAACACGTGTTGCGTGCCGGGGTGCCGTTTCAGCTACAGAGGAACGACCGAGAAGGTGTCGTTGTTTTCTTTTCCACATGACAAGGACCAGCGCGAGAAATGGAAACGGGCCATACCGCGGCAGGAAAGTGGCGACTTCAACTTTGAGTCCAAATATACACGTGTGTGTGCGAAGCATTTCGACGCCTCGGACATTGTCACTACTTATGATTTCAATATCAACGGCGACGCCGTATCCCTGGAGCGCGAAAAGCCAACGCTGAAGTCTGACGCTGTCCCAAGTATTTTTGGTGGCCTTCCTTCGTATCTCACGAAGCGTAAACCTCGACCCCGCTCATCGACATATCGATCACCGCGCAAACGAGCACGTGAGTCGTCGTGCGAGACGGAGGAGCAACGAGCATCGCCGACGACCTGTTCAGACCGCACCGATGCTGCATCAGTGAATGAAG cagatGTGGCACTGACCAGTGAAACGGTCGAAACCTACCACACGGACACAGCTTGTCAGACAGACCGCTTGGTTGACTGCGCCAGCTGTGCAGCAGTGCAAAAGTTGCGGTGCCAACTTCGAGCTACGAAGCAGCAGCTTCGGCAATGCCAAACAAAACTCGCCGAGTTCCGAAAGAAGACTGCCAAGTACGAACGACAACAGCAGAGCCTTCAAAGACTTTCCGATCGCGAGAAACTGATTATTGATCAGTGCGTGATGAAGGCAAACGCGAAGTCTGGCCTGATTCTTGTTAAGTCTAAAGGTTTTCTCCTTGTGCCCTCAAGCCAGCTCGTCACACTCCTTCAAATTGTGGAGGATCACATGGAAGCGCACACAGTTGAAAAAACTGCTTGTTCTGGTGTGTACATGAATATTGTGGAGGATGTTTTGATGGACCCTCGGACTGCTTCAGCTGCTGTCGGTTGCAAGTCACATTTTGTGAGCACGACTGCAGAAGTTGTTCAGTTTTTTCTCAAGGTGCGTTTGCATTTTTTtacgagagaaagaaacaaacagatgCAAGCGAAAGGGTGCGCTTCATGTCCAGCAGGGGGTGGTAAAAAACCAAACACTCAAAGGTAA
- the LOC142803179 gene encoding uncharacterized protein LOC142803179 isoform X2 — MPNTCCVPGCRFSYRGTTEKVSLFSFPHDKDQREKWKRAIPRQESGDFNFESKYTRVCAKHFDASDIVTTYDFNINGDAVSLEREKPTLKSDAVPSIFGGLPSYLTKRKPRPRSSTYRSPRKRARESSCETEEQRASPTTCSDRTDAASVNEDVALTSETVETYHTDTACQTDRLVDCASCAAVQKLRCQLRATKQQLRQCQTKLAEFRKKTAKYERQQQSLQRLSDREKLIIDQCVMKANAKSGLILVKSKGFLLVPSSQLVTLLQIVEDHMEAHTVEKTACSGVYMNIVEDVLMDPRTASAAVGCKSHFVSTTAEVVQFFLKVRLHFFTRERNKQMQAKGCASCPAGGGKKPNTQR; from the exons ATGCCTAACACGTGTTGCGTGCCGGGGTGCCGTTTCAGCTACAGAGGAACGACCGAGAAGGTGTCGTTGTTTTCTTTTCCACATGACAAGGACCAGCGCGAGAAATGGAAACGGGCCATACCGCGGCAGGAAAGTGGCGACTTCAACTTTGAGTCCAAATATACACGTGTGTGTGCGAAGCATTTCGACGCCTCGGACATTGTCACTACTTATGATTTCAATATCAACGGCGACGCCGTATCCCTGGAGCGCGAAAAGCCAACGCTGAAGTCTGACGCTGTCCCAAGTATTTTTGGTGGCCTTCCTTCGTATCTCACGAAGCGTAAACCTCGACCCCGCTCATCGACATATCGATCACCGCGCAAACGAGCACGTGAGTCGTCGTGCGAGACGGAGGAGCAACGAGCATCGCCGACGACCTGTTCAGACCGCACCGATGCTGCATCAGTGAATGAAG atGTGGCACTGACCAGTGAAACGGTCGAAACCTACCACACGGACACAGCTTGTCAGACAGACCGCTTGGTTGACTGCGCCAGCTGTGCAGCAGTGCAAAAGTTGCGGTGCCAACTTCGAGCTACGAAGCAGCAGCTTCGGCAATGCCAAACAAAACTCGCCGAGTTCCGAAAGAAGACTGCCAAGTACGAACGACAACAGCAGAGCCTTCAAAGACTTTCCGATCGCGAGAAACTGATTATTGATCAGTGCGTGATGAAGGCAAACGCGAAGTCTGGCCTGATTCTTGTTAAGTCTAAAGGTTTTCTCCTTGTGCCCTCAAGCCAGCTCGTCACACTCCTTCAAATTGTGGAGGATCACATGGAAGCGCACACAGTTGAAAAAACTGCTTGTTCTGGTGTGTACATGAATATTGTGGAGGATGTTTTGATGGACCCTCGGACTGCTTCAGCTGCTGTCGGTTGCAAGTCACATTTTGTGAGCACGACTGCAGAAGTTGTTCAGTTTTTTCTCAAGGTGCGTTTGCATTTTTTtacgagagaaagaaacaaacagatgCAAGCGAAAGGGTGCGCTTCATGTCCAGCAGGGGGTGGTAAAAAACCAAACACTCAAAGGTAA